One stretch of Acropora muricata isolate sample 2 chromosome 12, ASM3666990v1, whole genome shotgun sequence DNA includes these proteins:
- the LOC136893571 gene encoding uncharacterized protein has translation MADYWKEKNLMERLVNAQRESKANVVAPELKEGSNFAEASKEPLQVKIEVEIQEVSSIRRQARALEMYMAALIQDILYISQNASIKIKVQLRIEKLTVYRESYLQLLRNELIALVADDMIEEELRRWGKFLREVDKAVEAAYELPNKDCDVGDHSSRDIAHSDSRVSSNLKLPRIELSKFNGNVLKLQDFCDHFEAAVNNHVDLPNVHKFSYLRSLLTGNALKATDGFEVTGANYEAVVECL, from the coding sequence ATGGCTGActactggaaagaaaaaaatttaatggaaagGTTAGTGAACGCTCAGCGTGAATCGAAGGCAAATGTTGTTGCACCAGAATTAAAGGAAGGTTCGAATTTCGCCGAGGCTTCGAAGGAACCTCTTCAAGTGAAAATTGAAGTTGAAATTCAGGAGGTCAGTTCGATTAGACGTCAAGCCAGAGCCTTGGAAATGTATATGGCTGCGTTGATTCAGGATATTTTGTATATAAGTCAAAATGCAAGCATTAAAATCAAAGTACAGTTGAGAATTGAAAAGCTAACTGTGTACCGTGAGAGTTACCTTCAACTACTGAGAAATGAATTAATCGCTCTTGTTGCAGACGATATGATAGAGGAGGAACTCCGCAGATGGGGAAAATTTCTGAGAGAAGTAGATAAAGCTGTGGAAGCCGCTTATGAATTGCCAAATAAAGATTGCGATGTAGGAGATCATTCCTCGAGGGATATTGCACATAGTGACAGTCGTGTATCCTCAAATCTGAAATTACCGAGAATTGAGTTGTCAAAGTTTAATGGCAATGTGCTGAAATTGCAAGATTTCTGCGATCATTTTGAAGCTGCAGTGAATAACCATGTTGATTTACCAAATGTTCACAAGTTTAGTTATCTCCGCTCGTTGCTAACTGGAAATGCCTTGAAAGCAACAGACGGATTTGAAGTAACTGGAGCAAATTATGAAGCAGTTGTTGAATGCCTTTAA